A genome region from Borreliella spielmanii includes the following:
- a CDS encoding plasmid maintenance protein gives MKNFPTNKKYPNCYNKHQYKLIVLISTLKYVNKKYKKYTQQNILYYFNENLKRNGQNPVKLKTLQKYLYELEKKFKVTTNYYKHLGINCGTEIYYKLNYPKKECHYMINKYFKDKKHSRFEKRAEIGLKDKFNKNRSVDLEECLSNKNNNIKEEKNKQIEKFQIIKYGNKCNFKCKEILSFILNLDINKDLKIKMLKVSKIIEIKLLKHKNIHFNKSYFKDKQNKLKEILENTKKQLEKKGYNPEQLETEFKKIYENYKLKPHFIIEYQKYDDLSKIKRKLEKSIELKKENPQKDYEHIKTNIYNILIEQLKEKANIEFIKPIIKKYLNSKKKLEYNKVFGTYNCELLELIKNENNSLILKEVV, from the coding sequence GAAAAATTTTCCAACCAACAAAAAATATCCAAATTGCTACAACAAACATCAATATAAATTGATAGTTCTTATCTCAACTTTAAAGTATGTAAACAAAAAATATAAAAAATACACTCAACAAAACATACTCTATTACTTTAATGAAAATCTAAAAAGAAATGGTCAAAATCCCGTTAAGTTAAAGACACTTCAAAAATATCTTTACGAATTAGAAAAAAAATTTAAAGTAACAACTAATTATTACAAACACTTGGGGATAAATTGTGGTACTGAAATTTACTACAAACTTAATTATCCAAAAAAAGAGTGTCACTATATGATAAACAAATACTTCAAAGACAAAAAACATTCTAGATTTGAAAAAAGAGCTGAAATAGGCCTTAAAGACAAATTTAATAAAAATAGGAGTGTAGATTTGGAGGAGTGTTTAAGTAATAAAAATAATAATATAAAAGAAGAAAAGAATAAACAGATAGAAAAGTTTCAAATAATAAAATATGGCAATAAATGTAACTTTAAATGTAAAGAAATTCTTTCTTTTATTTTAAATTTAGATATTAATAAAGACTTGAAAATTAAAATGCTTAAAGTTTCAAAAATCATTGAGATTAAACTACTAAAGCATAAAAATATACATTTTAATAAATCTTACTTTAAAGATAAGCAAAACAAATTAAAAGAAATTCTAGAAAATACAAAAAAACAATTAGAAAAAAAAGGATACAATCCTGAACAATTGGAAACAGAATTTAAAAAAATATATGAAAATTACAAATTAAAACCCCATTTTATCATCGAATATCAAAAATATGATGATTTAAGCAAAATAAAGCGCAAATTAGAAAAATCAATTGAATTAAAAAAAGAAAACCCACAAAAAGATTATGAACATATAAAAACAAACATTTATAATATTCTCATTGAGCAACTAAAAGAAAAGGCGAATATTGAATTTATAAAGCCAATTATAAAAAAATATTTGAATAGCAAAAAGAAATTAGAATATAATAAAGTATTTGGTACATATAATTGTGAATTATTAGAACTAATAAAAAATGAGAATAATTCTTTAATTTTAAAAGAAGTTGTATGA
- a CDS encoding ParA family protein has protein sequence MDTKNPKIITIASIKGGVGKSTSAIIFATLLAQKYKVLLIDIDTQASTTSYFYKEITKQKINIVSKNIYRVLKEKLDINDAIVNIKDNLDLIPSYLSLHKFSSEFIPLKELRLKDNLFFLKQSYDYIVIDTNPSLDFTLSNALITSNCIIVPMTAEKWAVESLDLLEFYIKNLKIKIPIYVLITRFKKNNTHKELLKHVQSKKGFLGIVHERENLNKKITGNDEFDMTQDYINEYEEALSKFFNMYEKYIKKGCSQSEQS, from the coding sequence ATGGATACTAAAAACCCTAAAATAATAACAATTGCGTCAATTAAAGGTGGTGTTGGCAAAAGCACAAGTGCGATAATATTTGCAACTCTTTTGGCACAAAAATATAAAGTATTATTAATAGATATAGATACTCAAGCGTCTACTACTAGTTATTTTTATAAAGAAATTACAAAGCAAAAAATTAATATTGTAAGTAAAAACATATACAGAGTGTTAAAAGAAAAATTAGATATAAATGATGCAATTGTAAATATTAAAGACAATTTAGATCTAATCCCAAGCTATTTAAGTTTACATAAATTTTCAAGCGAATTTATTCCCCTTAAAGAGTTGAGATTAAAAGATAATTTATTTTTTTTAAAACAAAGTTACGATTATATAGTAATAGATACAAATCCCAGTTTAGATTTTACTTTATCAAATGCTTTAATCACTAGTAACTGTATAATAGTTCCAATGACTGCAGAAAAATGGGCTGTAGAAAGTTTGGATTTATTAGAATTTTATATTAAGAATTTAAAAATAAAAATTCCAATTTATGTTCTTATAACAAGATTTAAAAAAAACAATACTCATAAAGAGTTATTAAAACATGTCCAATCCAAAAAAGGATTTTTAGGAATTGTTCATGAAAGAGAAAATTTAAATAAAAAAATTACCGGCAATGATGAATTTGATATGACTCAAGATTATATTAATGAATATGAAGAGGCATTGTCAAAATTTTTTAACATGTATGAAAAATATATTAAAAAAGGTTGTTCACAATCTGAACAATCTTAA